Sequence from the Peromyscus eremicus chromosome 4, PerEre_H2_v1, whole genome shotgun sequence genome:
TCTATGTGTTTAGCATCCCTGGTTTTCTTAGTACTTATCTGTAAGGGTTAGGACCTTTGTGTTCTTATCACAAAAAGGGCTTCATATTCTCTGACTTTGCACTATATCACTGCCTGGGTATGTGCCAGATCTGACTCCAGGCACAGTAGATGCTTCATTTGGGTGGCACAGCACAGTGGTCTTCTGTAGGTAGAAATTTTTGTCCCACAAGAGGCTCCCAAGTAACTACACAGAGGCTCAATATCAATTGtaaatgatcagccaatagctcaggcttgttattcgctaactcttacatttaaattaatccatattttatCTACCctttgtcatgtggcttggtaccttgtctcagtacagcatgtccatcttgcttctctctgcttctgcttgagactcctcagactctctccttctttcctccagcattctcagtttggttctcccacctaaccttatcctgttcagctattggctagtcagcttctttattaaaccaatcatggtgacatatattcacatagtaTAAAGGAGTATTCCACAGTCCTCCAGGTCCCTCAGGTTGCTTTCTAAGCTGGCATTCTGGTTTCTCAGAGTCGAGGTCAGTTTCCAAGGCCTGgaaggtaaattttatttttgtgagtctagtCTCAGCCTCTCAGATCTAGGCTGACTCAGATTCTCTCCTCAGTCATTTAGACCAGTCCTTGGTCCAGTTCATCTCATTTCATCTGAAGCAGCTCCTTATATTGGGCATGGATGTTTACCATGATCAAGTTTTGAGATTTTGAGGTATCCTCTTTTGTGGTCAACCCATAGGCAATCTGGGCTTCAGACTTCACACTTCCTTCTCAGGATTATTTTTCCGACTTGTGGGTTTCATTTAGGTCTCAAGCTATAGCCTCATGATACTGGTGTCATTAATAACCTTTAGATGTCCATGGGTGTCACTCAACACAGTCTGGCACATTGCCAGTTCTATCTCATTCTTGACTCTAAAATCATCAGCAGCAAGATGAACATTTTTCATCTACAGAATGATCTAGGCTTTGTCCACAGAATTTGCAAAGACCTGAGCCCTCAGCCCCTCCATGGTCTTGAAATAGTGCCCCATTCCCTTTTTCCCAGGACTCATTCCCCTCCAAATGTTCCTGGATTCTGCTCTGAAGCCTCTTGTGGTCATTTCCCAGGCTCTTCACTTGGTACAGAGAATAGGCCAAGCCATCCCTTAGGTCTTGCAATGTCACCCTCATGGTCTGTATGTCACGCATTCCCTCCATGAGCAGCCCCAGATGCTTATATCTCTAACATCTTTGCTTCTCCAAGGCAACAGTTTCATGCAACAACCTCTCTAGACCTCCGTTCAAGGACActtctgacacatgcctggccccaGTGGCTTCCTTAGTCACAGAGCAAATTCTGTAGCCCTTTTCTTGTATCCTTaaatccagaaccacatggcccaAGTAGCCAATTTCTGTTTCTTACTGGGGCTAGAATCTGACCTcatgttcaattacatctttaacatctttctatttttgatgattacctttactgcctaagcttggctcttctgaaatttgctctgtagacaaggctggcctcaaactcagaaatccaccagtctctgcctttTGGGTGCTGTTATTAAAGGCTTTCACAACCACCCCCAACTCTAAGCTTTAGCTCCGTTTTACAAGTTGGAAAGTTAGCAATGTGGGTCGGAATTTGCCCTGAGGTTACTGAAAGACCCCCAccaaaggcccagacacagttccccTAGAAACCCAAAAGAGTTGagggaagagatatcttaaaaataaacagaactgagtcagttcccccttcctggagagggtaaagttaggtgttttcaaaagaacaaagtcaggatgtctggtgaTGACCCATTAACCACGAGATGCCCCTCTctggagataacatgaccagaccccggaaatgggttgtaaaactcctgacagggcaaacagataagctagaataagacaaagtccaggcccgGGAAAAATTGaaccaatcaaggatggacctgTACTAAACCCCACCCCcctattttgtgttttttgcctataaaaactaacttccccaagaaagagaaACTCTCCTCCCTGCCTTGCAGCATTGGGCGTGGTGAAGGAGGGTTCCCTGCTAGTGCTGAATCAAATAAACCTTGCTATTGTATTCTGGACATCTTTGGTCTCCAGTGGTCTTTTTGGGGGTCCTAATCTGGGCAGAACagttaccactccctttattacatttatctCTTTGAACAAAGGCTTTTTGTGTATTCTACTTTCTGGTGCTTCTTTTCTCCATAAATACTTTTCCttcctcagcttgctccttttcattatatattttcattagAGTTTTAACTAGTAACCACACaatagagtctatactaggctgttttcaaatttcctctgccaaaggaaTTAACCCAGAACTATTTACTTTAGTCTTAGGCAAACTTTTTGGACAAAGGCAAAAGACAGCtaaattcttcaccaaaatatcacaagaacaatttctaggcaacatattaaattcttttcctttgaaacctcttgagccagcctcCTACACTTCAGATCATCCTCAACACCATTGTCTGCCATGCATCTATGACTATGTCCCATTAAACAATACTTAAagctttccatttctttcctaaCCTGAAGTACCTAAggccaaattcctccaaacaaaagacaTGGTTAGGTCTATCAGAAAAATATACTAGTCCCTGATACaaacttctgttttagttagggtttctattgctgtgaagagacaccatgaccaaggcactcTTACACAAGAAAACATATAACTGAGGTGGaaactcacagtttcagaggtttagtccattatcatcatggcagggagcatggtggctggaGTATGGAGCtatgcaggctgacatggtgctggagaattttatattttggtcctgaggcaacaggaaatgaactgtctcactgggcatggcttgagcatatatgagacctcaaagtctacctCCATAGTAATAaacgtcctccaacaaggccacacctactctagcaaggccatacctactaatGATGCCCCtccatttgggggccattttctttcaaaccatgacACCTCctatttccatttaaaaataaaagtaaaaatttgagATTTATTGGGAAATGGGCACTCAGTTTTGCAAAATAACTACCCATGAGTGAAcatatacaaaaatgaaataaggCCACATATAAAGAGATAACAGCAATATATTGAATGTCTCTCATTTCAGTGAGTGAAAGAAAGCCAATTATATCACAAAAGCACAAACTGTAACTTTAACATCAATTTACTAAAACATTTCCCTAGTCAACTGTAAACGTTTCAAAGTCTTTTCATTTGCTCCAAAGTGGATTCAATTAAGAAACTTGAACTTGACTGAAACAGGCAAGCTCAGTGAAGAAAAACAACAGTGGTATTGCCTCTCTTGCTAAGGAAAATGAGTCAGTTTGTAGTGCATGAGAAAGAGCAGTGGTTACCAAGCACAGGGAGTTCAAAAGGGAGGatggaaatcattttaaaaagtcatgtcACTCCATAGATTTAAGTTGAGGATGAGAACGTTAtttataaaaccaaaccaaacagataAACACCATTCCTATGTATAAAAAGAACACAATATTTGTTGAATTTATTCCAAAAGCTTTATGGTCTCATAATGAAAACAAGATGCTAATAATGCCTGGATGGTTTTTCTTGACAAAGTTTATTTTCCTAAGGCCAGATTATTAGTGGGTTGAATTTCCTCATATGATTTAATATCTTAAAAGTAATTATTGACTAAATTAGGATGAGGAGACTTGGTTTAATTCTCTTGTTTTCAGTTCATATGTACATCCCAAATACTCAGGGGTTTCATTCCCTCCTGACCATGCAGTTAGTTGTAAAACACACAACATAGCACTTAAATTtgtcctctgagtctggcttccTTTCAAAGACACTCTGTGCAGCCcaaggctttcttttataatggGAAGAAATCAAAATTCTTAGCTTTCTTGGAGCCTAGTAATTTGCAAAAAACTTTCACTGACAAGTTAAAAAAAGGaccaaactgaaaaaaattatatatcaagaataatttaataatttacttaATAGAATAAAAAAGCCATCAGTAAGTAAACCTGTAAATTTGTTTAACTTTGGCTAGTTTCTGATGAATTATTAGTCAAAGattacatattattttatttttattttatgtggaagctttgaaaatattgtatttttgtcATAGAAATATTGTTATGAGAGTACTATCTGCTGTATCCATCTCACCAAGTAGAAAATAAAGCAAGGTATTAAACTATTTCTTATAAGCTTAAAATATTTGAGTGAGTTTCTATTCTGATCCCATTTATTACTTTAATAGCATCtaataattattttagaaaagttattttttaattctgaatttttaaatatatttaggaaatatttcattaatgtctaaagcaataaaaaattttaatgggCTTCATGGAATTGGATTTTTCTAACTTGTACTAGAAGCAGTTTATCATTGATGTCTGTATTAATCCCTGATATTTGCAAGAAGGTTGTTCTGAGGTTGGACAGAAAAGTGATAGTGTTCATATttgacagaaaaataaacacataattaCAGGTGTGAGAGGCAGACAAACAGCAGAAAATGCTTGCTGCCTGGGAGACTGCAGTGTCACatggaagacagactgacagtAAAGTGGATGCACAGACACAGTACCTAGAGTGGGTGGGCAGAAAGCCTTAAAGCACAGGAGTTTTGTTTAAAAAGTCATGGGAGGATATGAAAGGAGGAAGAGATAAATGctgtaataaaattatattctcaataatttttaaagttatactACAGTTGTGTGCATATTTGTACTGTACCAAGATAACTTTAAAGCAGTTGATGAATCTTAAGGAAATGCACAGACTATGTTGATATCTACTGTTTCCTGGCTGAGAAGTGTTGTAAAGTAGGAAAAAAAGGCAGGGGTACCTTTTGAAAATCTTTTATTTCACCCTAATCTGTGTTTCTTGGAgccagaattgtgtgtgtgtgtgtgtgtgtgtgtgtgtgtgtgtgtgtgtgtgtacacaaatacaTAAGCACAAGTTGTTCAGTCTATTTTTgttctgtatgtgtgttttcaggggtgACCATTCTGCATAGACAACCAATAATGAAATAATAGTCATAATGTCAACATGAACAAAATAAGGCACatagaagaaatcaaaacaaaacataaataaaatcaagGGTCACAGTGCACCTGTTCACAGCTACTTCAACTGCTATAGATGTGCTAAGTTCTACTATATCCTCAATTTTAGTGAAACTCATGATGAACTTCATCTGTTGTTTTGACAGATTGCTTTAGCTGCCTGTGTAGTAATAGTGCTTTATATATCACAACCTGTAATATTTTCCAGTTGAAGCAACTTAAATTCTGCCCTTTACAGAGGGCTCTTTAGTTCATCTCTGGTGTATGGCAGCAGATGTTTGCACATGAGCTCCAACCAATGACCTTGCTATTGGCCTGGAGTAATTTGTCAGGAAGATCCTCTGAAATGTGCTTTCTTACATAACTGTTTTACCTATAAAGAGTTTATACAATGTTCAGTATTTCAGTTAATATTCAAAGCTGACTTGGATTTCAACTAAGCTTGCAGGTTAAAATTAAATGTGgtagaaatattaatattttgtgaGACCATACTAATTTCTGAAGCTTGGTAAGTCTTAGGTGTTATAATATAGTAATATAATATCCTTCAAGGACTATTACCAACATCATGATAAATGGTTGTCATTACAAATCTCTGTTTTcttaatatttgtatattttgtttcatAATTCCAGATGATTATAATTTTATTGTCCCTTATAAGATGCATTTTTTTGATAGACAGGAAAGTAGTTAGccacagagacagatagatgcaAAGACTTAAATCTATGTGCTTTATCAACAAAATCAAaatcataaaactttaaaaattcagcAAAATGTCTGATACTCTTCGTTAGGAGCCATGATGTAGAGACTTCTAGATGCTTTCTGGATggcacaatattaaaaaaaattttgaaaactaaagatcaattttattagaaaatatgaaGTTATGTGTGGGCTTGTCCATATGAAGAATTTTATGCAATGTTGAGTACAGGAAGGATATTAGTAGAGTGCCTAATTACAGTAATTATGAGTATTTGGAATGACTTTTCAGTCAACACATAACAGAACTGTGTTGCAGCAATTGTTTTCttatagtataaaaaataagaaattcccAGGTGAGACACTCTCGGTGTTTTTAACTTCAGGCCCAATGGTATAATATACTCTGTTGCTGGGAACTCCAGTGTCaccccatttttattttatttttcctattcttCTTCAACCTTATTTAAACTTTGTGTTACTTGAGAGAGATTTAATGAGAGTCAAAATCAAGTTTATCATTTAgcttttacatatgtatataatgcaAGCATATAATTTGcaaattaaataatttcatttctctttctatagCTGAGGAAATGAATATCTAAAACATATGGGAGCATTACAGCAAGTGTGCAAAGATTTCAAGTTACACAAAGGAGACACCAAAGCTGAGAACAACAATACTCACTTGTTACTGCATATTGGATAGAGCAATCTTGGCAGCCTGCCTGTATCTGTTCATAGGCACTCTCTTGACTCTATACAGCTACTCAGGATGAACTCTCTGATTTCTTCCAACAGGAGCCTGATGCAAGATGAGAGAAACCACAGTGCCGGAGTGATTTTTATCTTGTTGGGCTTCCCCGAATATCCAAACCTTCAGATGCCTTTGTTTCTGGTGTTCTTGACCATCTACACCATTTCTGTGTTAGAAAATCTGGGTCTGATTTTAATCATCAGGATTAATCCCAAACTGCACAATCCCATGTACTTTTTTGTCAGCCACCTATCCTTTGTAGACTTTTGTTATACTTGCGTAAATACCCCAAAACTCCTAGAAATCATGCTTACAGAAGACAAGACGATCTCCAAGGAAGGATGCCTAACACAGTTTTTCTTTGGATGTACCTTTGTGGTAGCACAAACATTTATGTTGGCAGTGATGGCCTATGACCGGTTTGTGGCTGTCTGTAACCCTCTGCTCTACACAACTTCCATGTCTCCTAAACTCTGTGCTCTCCTGGTAGCTGGAAGTTACCTCTGGGGTGGACTTTGTTCCTCCACTCTAACGCATTTTCTTTCACAACACTCCTACTGTGGGCCTAACATTATAAATCACTTCTGCTGTGAGCACTCTGCCATTCTCTCCATATCCTGTTCTGATACTACAATTAGCCAGTTTGCATGCTTAATCATATGCACATTCAATGAGGCTTTCAGCCTCCTGATCATCATCGTCTCCTATGTTGTCATCTTTGTCACTGTCATCAAGATTCCTACCAAAGGAGCACTCCAAAAAGCCTTCTCCACCTGTGCCCCCCACCTGACGGCCATCTCCTTCTGTCACGGTGTCATTCTCCTTCTGTACTGTGTCCTCAAGTCTAAAAGCTCACTGCTCCTGGTTAAGACAGCCACTGTGTTTTACAGCATGGTCATCCCCATGCTGAACCCTCTTATTTACAGCCTAAGAAATAAGGATGTGAAGGACACCATCAAGAAATTGATTCAGATGAAACTGATATCTCATTcagtatagacacacacatgcactcacacacacacacacacacacacacacacacacacacacacacatgcacacacagctttCCTAATCATATTCATAAACATGTTTATTTCATTGAAACAGCAGCACAAATTTTTGATTTTCATTCTAAGTATcttataaaatattcagaaaactgagaattGTTTTGATAATGTTAATACATTCACATTGACTTAACTGCAATTTGCCTTAAAATTGTTTGGTGATGCATATGTGTATCGAGACATTCTTTGATGCACAGAGAATATGAATAATATTAATGTTTAACTGTACCATAAAAGATTGAAGTAATTGTTATTttgaacataaatttaaaatctgtttgataaataaataaattaattttttagttattttttaatatatttttaattacattttccctccccaactcctctcaggtCCTTGCCACCTTGACCTATTCAACTTCCATTTTACTATGGCTGTAGCTAAAGTAAAGTATCATGCATATTGTCTATCTATGCTCACTTTGAGACAGTTTGTCAGTTTTCTCCAGCAATGTCATTCAATGTCACATTGTTACTTAGGTGTTTTTTAAGCTCTTCTGGAG
This genomic interval carries:
- the LOC131908289 gene encoding olfactory receptor 1165-like; this translates as MNSLISSNRSLMQDERNHSAGVIFILLGFPEYPNLQMPLFLVFLTIYTISVLENLGLILIIRINPKLHNPMYFFVSHLSFVDFCYTCVNTPKLLEIMLTEDKTISKEGCLTQFFFGCTFVVAQTFMLAVMAYDRFVAVCNPLLYTTSMSPKLCALLVAGSYLWGGLCSSTLTHFLSQHSYCGPNIINHFCCEHSAILSISCSDTTISQFACLIICTFNEAFSLLIIIVSYVVIFVTVIKIPTKGALQKAFSTCAPHLTAISFCHGVILLLYCVLKSKSSLLLVKTATVFYSMVIPMLNPLIYSLRNKDVKDTIKKLIQMKLISHSV